The following proteins are encoded in a genomic region of Candidatus Methylospira mobilis:
- a CDS encoding FAD-dependent monooxygenase — MTPDFDIIIVGSGPAGVSAAFPLVEAGIRVLMVDGGRKPDVLPPERDFLSVRANDDDQWQWMLGKDFHALKMYDTVSPKLRVPSLAYVFEQFERENKIVGEDFVTIGSLASGGLSNAWGCGVARFSGEELESFPFPASELKASCAGVALRMGISGGVADDLSDFFGLDEWTQPPIEMDRLHSYLLNRYTASRRKLASLGFKTGRARIAVISNDRDDRQACNLSGNCMWGCRRRALYSAADELSALLKYDNFTLQSGFLVDSVSNQYGLRVIQGKSASEQAYRTISAKKILLAAGTLATTRLALQALGKYEEDVPLLSCPTAAFMLWVPRFLGIRRMPAIGIGQLAFTLALTGGITAYGANLATTGIGMSEFLRRAPLKRRNGIELFRNLLSSCIIGGLFLPGNLTRASACLRKDDSLHISGQYCDGATAVMNEAETKLRKSYSKLGALLIPKSFTIGSVGGDIHYAGTVPMKSAPSRGESTALGEVKSLDDVHVIDGACIPALPGKPHTFMIMANADRIAREIADRFKSSNS; from the coding sequence ATGACGCCCGATTTCGATATCATCATTGTAGGCAGCGGCCCTGCCGGGGTGTCGGCGGCGTTTCCGTTGGTCGAGGCCGGTATTCGTGTGCTGATGGTCGATGGCGGCAGGAAGCCCGATGTTTTGCCCCCGGAAAGGGATTTTCTTTCTGTACGCGCCAATGACGACGATCAATGGCAATGGATGCTGGGCAAGGATTTTCATGCGCTGAAAATGTATGACACCGTTTCTCCCAAGCTTCGCGTCCCGTCGCTCGCTTATGTATTCGAGCAATTCGAACGCGAAAACAAAATCGTTGGCGAAGATTTTGTTACCATAGGCTCGTTGGCATCCGGCGGGCTTTCGAACGCGTGGGGATGCGGCGTAGCGCGCTTTTCAGGGGAAGAGCTCGAATCGTTCCCGTTTCCGGCGTCGGAACTGAAAGCCTCCTGCGCCGGCGTAGCCCTGCGCATGGGCATCAGCGGCGGAGTCGCCGACGATCTTTCCGACTTTTTCGGTCTTGATGAGTGGACGCAGCCGCCGATAGAGATGGACCGGCTCCACTCCTATCTCCTGAACCGATACACCGCTTCAAGACGCAAACTTGCCTCGCTGGGCTTTAAAACCGGCCGCGCGCGTATCGCAGTGATAAGCAACGATCGCGATGACCGCCAGGCGTGCAACCTTTCAGGCAACTGTATGTGGGGTTGCCGTCGGCGCGCCTTGTATTCAGCGGCCGATGAACTGAGCGCGCTACTCAAATATGATAATTTCACGCTGCAATCAGGCTTTCTGGTGGATAGCGTTTCAAATCAGTATGGCTTGCGCGTAATACAAGGGAAGTCGGCTTCCGAACAGGCGTACAGAACGATCAGCGCAAAAAAGATATTGTTGGCCGCAGGCACACTGGCTACGACCCGATTAGCGTTGCAGGCGCTCGGAAAATACGAGGAAGATGTGCCGTTGCTTTCCTGCCCCACGGCGGCGTTCATGCTGTGGGTACCCCGTTTTCTGGGCATACGGCGTATGCCTGCCATAGGTATCGGCCAATTGGCGTTTACGTTGGCGCTGACCGGCGGGATCACCGCTTACGGAGCCAACCTGGCTACGACAGGCATCGGAATGTCCGAGTTTTTACGGAGAGCGCCGTTGAAGCGCCGAAACGGCATTGAATTATTTCGTAACCTGTTAAGCTCATGCATAATAGGCGGCCTGTTTTTGCCTGGCAACCTGACCAGAGCCAGCGCTTGTCTGCGGAAGGATGATAGTCTTCATATATCCGGTCAGTATTGCGATGGCGCAACCGCTGTTATGAATGAAGCGGAAACGAAGCTGCGCAAATCCTATTCGAAACTGGGCGCCTTGCTTATACCAAAAAGCTTCACCATCGGAAGCGTAGGCGGCGATATTCATTACGCCGGAACAGTACCGATGAAATCCGCTCCTTCACGCGGCGAGTCCACCGCGCTAGGGGAGGTCAAGTCGCTTGATGACGTGCATGTAATAGATGGAGCCTGTATACCGGCACTGCCGGGTAAGCCGCATACCTTTATGATTATGGCCAACGCTGACCGGATTGCCCGGGAAATAGCGGACCGATTCAAAAGCTCCAACTCGTAG
- a CDS encoding NAD-dependent epimerase/dehydratase family protein, whose protein sequence is MKIAVTGANGYIGERFIKRALASGYEIIAYSRQRPESARCDWIPYELAADRPPDLPLDTDAVLHLATGKAPESENDSVQDLNAMEQLITAARKVNARLVFVSSQTARPDAPTAYGRSKWRIEQRVLSTEGRVVRPGQVYGGSERGLYGTLVESVRRLPVLPAFVPAPRVQPIHVDDLCDGLLRIAERNDLQSGVFHLAAPRPVSFSGFLGEIARTRLRCRRWFVPVPVIVVNAFAAIAGESLRSRLGLERLRSLFDLPVMSTAADLELLGLTLRPLRSGMHRSGHDAGRRLLLEGRSLLAYVLAAPSGSVLLRRYVRVINELRDGKALALPDFIVQWPMLLALIDGNDLGTAGANEFRWRLDAATILAEATTQGAQRFLGLGYRHGFLLSLLGMVRAVASEISWRIVGILLSPVIRIALLRSQEGRS, encoded by the coding sequence ATGAAAATAGCGGTTACGGGCGCCAATGGATACATCGGCGAGCGTTTTATCAAACGTGCGCTGGCCTCCGGATATGAGATTATTGCTTACAGCAGACAAAGACCTGAGTCGGCCCGTTGCGACTGGATTCCCTATGAGCTGGCTGCGGATCGGCCGCCGGACCTCCCACTGGATACGGATGCCGTATTGCATCTTGCGACCGGCAAAGCGCCTGAAAGCGAGAATGACAGCGTGCAGGACCTGAATGCCATGGAGCAGCTTATTACTGCTGCTCGTAAGGTAAATGCAAGGCTTGTTTTCGTTTCCAGTCAGACTGCCAGGCCTGATGCCCCGACCGCTTACGGACGCAGCAAATGGCGCATAGAGCAACGGGTGTTGTCTACTGAAGGCAGGGTGGTGCGTCCGGGACAGGTGTATGGCGGGTCCGAGCGCGGACTGTACGGAACGCTGGTGGAATCCGTCAGGCGATTGCCGGTGCTTCCCGCGTTCGTGCCCGCTCCCAGGGTGCAGCCGATACATGTAGATGATTTATGCGACGGGCTGTTACGTATTGCCGAGCGCAACGATTTACAGTCCGGCGTGTTTCATCTCGCCGCCCCCCGGCCGGTTTCCTTTTCAGGGTTTCTTGGCGAGATTGCCCGAACCCGGCTCCGTTGCCGGCGATGGTTTGTACCGGTGCCGGTCATCGTTGTCAACGCGTTTGCTGCCATTGCCGGGGAATCATTGCGTAGCCGGTTAGGGTTGGAGCGTTTGCGCTCGCTGTTCGACTTGCCCGTCATGTCGACGGCTGCCGATCTCGAACTGCTTGGCCTTACCTTGCGTCCATTACGCTCAGGAATGCACCGGTCGGGTCATGATGCGGGCAGACGTTTATTGCTGGAGGGGCGATCTCTGCTTGCCTACGTGTTGGCGGCCCCGTCCGGCAGCGTTTTGCTGCGCCGCTACGTTCGCGTCATAAATGAATTGCGCGACGGTAAAGCGCTTGCCTTGCCTGATTTCATCGTGCAATGGCCGATGCTGCTGGCGCTTATCGATGGAAATGACCTTGGAACGGCTGGTGCTAATGAGTTCCGGTGGCGGCTTGACGCAGCCACTATTCTGGCTGAAGCAACTACGCAGGGCGCGCAGCGTTTTCTGGGGTTGGGATACCGCCATGGTTTCCTGCTTAGCCTGTTGGGAATGGTACGCGCTGTGGCATCGGAAATAAGCTGGCGAATCGTGGGCATTTTATTATCGCCAGTTATCCGCATTGCATTGCTCCGCTCACAGGAAGGGCGGTCATGA
- a CDS encoding type VI secretion system Vgr family protein encodes MHSFSQLSGIDRRFTFSCAPLAKNTFEVVRFEGEEALSSLYRFELLLASKDGDIDESALIGTAAQFSLNDGIVGGQAAVYQGLIQEFSYECENCGWTFYRAILAPRLWKLETFVLSEIYLDKSRPEIFNTILENAGMTRNDFEMRLSSDGANAPKLDYICQYRESYLAFISRWAERLGVYWWYEQIDGQERAVFTDIRTAHKDEAVTLHYRPPGGPDAQVTQTRGCQSLRRVAKNLPKQLVIRDFSANRASQELKGTAPVNIETGTGEQHFFGRKLKTVMEIEQRAKTQAEALRCRALRYFGGSTATGLRCGHFVQLADHPRNSFNRRYLLTEVKHRGSQAGMLLDGLGIASEQDGSDFYQADFIAISSEQQFRSEERYPWPKVIGTINAFIDAEGDGRYAELNQYGEYKVQVPFFMTQKAICRGSAWIRMATPYAGSDHGMHFPLLKGTEVLLSFVNGDPDQPVIMGAVPNSINPNVVTNANQKQSRIRTAGGNEITLHDEAGKQHMLLKTPGGNTTLRMGASEFDPATANSSASTAESGMRQQWQASSFPKASWLGLPQMWQGGEVPTSFSGRQPQQQTTNHPTPRQIWMASLPPLPPKITWHIQSDNDAAVEIGGDSYEAIAGSSGEYVRGDYIEEVNGSYTEKVQGNSYEYLLGDFNAEVITGLFSEFININTQVVIDNITATLGSFTAIGFNYSAVGVELKTSDSEVECVGAKVEVAGSSTKSAAVATDLNAVQIITVGNLIKDSLNEVSSKVNEISSKAMLTQQLLVSLANKVTNIEDSVTSVQSQVVSVKTGTAKTSNFSVNQNNGLITIG; translated from the coding sequence ATGCACTCGTTCAGTCAGCTCAGCGGCATAGATCGCCGCTTTACCTTTTCCTGCGCGCCACTGGCAAAGAATACCTTTGAAGTGGTGCGCTTCGAAGGCGAAGAAGCCTTGTCTTCGCTCTATCGTTTCGAACTGCTGCTGGCATCGAAGGATGGAGATATCGACGAGAGCGCGCTGATCGGCACAGCTGCGCAATTTTCGTTGAACGACGGCATCGTAGGCGGGCAGGCTGCCGTTTATCAGGGCCTGATTCAGGAGTTTTCTTACGAATGCGAGAACTGCGGCTGGACTTTTTACCGCGCGATTTTGGCGCCCAGGCTGTGGAAGCTGGAAACCTTCGTGCTTTCCGAAATTTATCTGGACAAGAGCCGCCCCGAAATTTTCAACACCATCCTCGAAAACGCCGGGATGACCCGTAACGATTTCGAAATGCGTTTATCCAGCGACGGCGCCAATGCACCCAAACTGGACTATATCTGCCAGTATCGCGAAAGTTATCTGGCCTTTATTTCCCGCTGGGCTGAGCGGCTTGGCGTCTACTGGTGGTACGAGCAGATAGACGGTCAGGAACGAGCTGTTTTTACCGATATCCGCACCGCGCATAAAGACGAAGCGGTCACGCTGCATTATCGGCCGCCGGGCGGTCCGGATGCGCAAGTTACGCAAACGCGCGGCTGCCAGAGTCTGCGGCGTGTCGCAAAGAACTTGCCTAAACAGCTGGTTATACGCGATTTCAGCGCGAACCGCGCCAGCCAGGAACTCAAAGGCACTGCGCCAGTTAACATTGAGACTGGAACCGGTGAGCAGCATTTTTTCGGCAGAAAATTGAAAACCGTGATGGAGATCGAACAACGCGCCAAAACCCAGGCCGAAGCGCTGCGCTGCCGCGCGTTGCGCTATTTTGGCGGCAGCACCGCGACCGGCCTGCGCTGCGGACATTTCGTGCAGTTGGCCGATCACCCCCGCAACAGCTTCAACCGTCGTTATCTGCTGACCGAAGTGAAGCATCGCGGCTCGCAGGCCGGCATGCTGCTGGATGGATTGGGCATCGCATCGGAACAGGACGGCAGCGATTTTTACCAGGCCGATTTTATCGCCATTTCAAGCGAACAGCAGTTTCGTTCGGAAGAACGCTATCCCTGGCCGAAAGTCATAGGCACGATCAATGCTTTCATTGATGCCGAAGGCGACGGCCGGTACGCTGAATTGAACCAGTATGGCGAATACAAGGTGCAGGTGCCGTTTTTCATGACCCAAAAAGCCATCTGCCGCGGCTCGGCGTGGATCCGTATGGCGACACCGTACGCCGGCAGCGATCACGGCATGCATTTCCCGCTGCTCAAAGGCACGGAAGTGTTGCTGTCGTTCGTCAACGGCGATCCGGATCAACCGGTGATCATGGGCGCAGTGCCGAATTCGATCAATCCCAACGTGGTGACCAACGCCAATCAGAAGCAGTCGCGTATCCGCACCGCCGGCGGTAACGAGATAACACTGCACGACGAAGCCGGAAAACAGCATATGCTGCTGAAAACACCGGGAGGCAATACCACGCTGCGCATGGGAGCGAGTGAGTTCGATCCGGCAACGGCGAATTCCTCCGCCTCGACAGCCGAGTCCGGCATGCGACAACAATGGCAGGCGTCATCGTTCCCGAAAGCGTCATGGCTGGGGCTGCCGCAGATGTGGCAGGGCGGAGAAGTTCCGACGAGCTTTTCGGGGCGGCAACCGCAGCAGCAAACTACAAACCATCCGACACCCAGGCAGATTTGGATGGCGTCGCTTCCACCGCTGCCACCAAAAATTACCTGGCACATTCAATCGGACAATGACGCCGCTGTGGAAATCGGTGGCGATTCCTACGAGGCTATTGCTGGAAGCAGTGGGGAATACGTGCGGGGGGATTACATTGAAGAAGTCAACGGGAGCTATACTGAAAAAGTGCAAGGAAATTCATACGAATACTTACTGGGTGATTTTAATGCGGAAGTGATTACAGGTTTGTTCTCCGAATTTATTAATATAAATACACAAGTAGTTATCGATAATATCACCGCCACCTTGGGAAGTTTTACCGCTATCGGATTCAATTACTCGGCAGTAGGAGTGGAGCTTAAAACGAGTGACTCTGAGGTAGAATGTGTTGGAGCTAAAGTGGAAGTGGCGGGATCTTCTACCAAAAGCGCGGCTGTAGCCACAGATTTAAATGCTGTCCAGATTATTACTGTCGGTAATTTGATCAAAGATTCACTAAACGAAGTGTCAAGCAAGGTGAATGAAATATCAAGCAAGGCGATGCTTACGCAGCAATTGCTTGTGTCGCTGGCAAATAAAGTAACCAATATTGAAGACTCTGTTACTTCAGTGCAATCTCAAGTCGTATCAGTTAAAACAGGCACTGCTAAAACCAGCAATTTCTCTGTTAATCAAAATAACGGCCTTATAACTATTGGCTAA
- a CDS encoding D-glycero-alpha-D-manno-heptose-1,7-bisphosphate 7-phosphatase yields the protein MQRAVFLDRDGVINRAVVRDGKPYPPAHLEEMELLPGVAEALRDLKAAGFLLIVVTNQPDVARGRTPRAVVEQINGYLADSLPIDEFRTCYHDSPDGCNCRKPLPGALLDAARLNEIDLASSYMVGDRWRDIEAGQRAGCKTVFIDYGYDEKQPEQVDFRVGSLSEAAQIICRGVGEIQP from the coding sequence ATGCAACGAGCTGTTTTTCTTGATCGGGATGGCGTGATCAATCGTGCAGTAGTACGAGACGGCAAGCCCTACCCACCTGCGCATCTGGAGGAAATGGAGTTATTGCCGGGAGTCGCTGAGGCCTTGCGCGACCTGAAAGCCGCAGGCTTTCTGCTGATCGTGGTTACCAATCAGCCCGATGTGGCGCGGGGCAGGACGCCGCGCGCTGTTGTCGAGCAGATTAACGGCTATTTGGCTGATAGCCTGCCAATCGACGAATTCCGTACCTGTTACCATGATAGCCCGGATGGCTGTAACTGCCGCAAGCCGTTGCCGGGCGCATTGCTGGATGCCGCAAGGCTGAATGAAATTGACCTTGCGTCGAGTTACATGGTCGGCGATCGCTGGAGGGATATCGAGGCAGGGCAGCGGGCGGGTTGCAAAACCGTTTTTATCGATTACGGCTATGATGAAAAGCAGCCTGAGCAGGTTGATTTTCGCGTCGGCTCATTAAGCGAGGCGGCGCAAATCATTTGTCGCGGTGTCGGAGAAATCCAGCCTTGA
- a CDS encoding GtrA family protein, whose product MIFLRYLTIQVLGYGIDMGSFLLILSLATIEPNVANIFSKLAAGCFAFAAHRSFTFSVAGSGCPKRQAIKYFGLLAIYAPVSSAILELNLMWLPLSAIQELNLAWLPQPVVIAKFLSDIMCVALSYALSKYFIFSAPTALADDAVSGSNT is encoded by the coding sequence ATGATCTTTCTGAGATATTTGACGATACAAGTGCTGGGCTATGGCATAGACATGGGGTCATTTCTGCTTATCCTGAGCCTTGCAACGATAGAACCCAATGTCGCAAATATTTTCTCCAAGCTGGCCGCCGGTTGTTTTGCTTTCGCGGCTCACCGGAGTTTTACGTTCAGCGTTGCCGGTTCGGGTTGCCCCAAGAGGCAGGCGATAAAATATTTTGGCCTGCTTGCCATCTATGCGCCTGTTTCTTCAGCGATACTGGAGTTGAACCTGATGTGGTTGCCGCTGTCGGCGATCCAGGAGCTGAATCTTGCCTGGTTGCCGCAGCCGGTCGTAATCGCCAAGTTTCTGTCGGACATCATGTGCGTCGCGCTGTCATATGCATTAAGCAAATACTTTATTTTTAGCGCGCCCACCGCTTTGGCCGATGACGCGGTGTCCGGTTCCAACACATGA
- a CDS encoding MbtH family protein, producing the protein MASDESEDTTIYHVVVNHEEQYSIWPEYKEIPNGWRTVGKSGLKQECLNYIKEIWTDMRPLSLRKYMEQMALSS; encoded by the coding sequence ATGGCGAGCGACGAAAGCGAAGACACAACGATCTATCACGTAGTGGTCAATCACGAGGAACAATACTCAATCTGGCCGGAATACAAGGAGATCCCCAACGGCTGGCGCACTGTCGGCAAAAGCGGTCTGAAGCAGGAATGTCTCAACTATATCAAAGAGATATGGACGGATATGCGTCCGTTGAGTTTGCGCAAATATATGGAGCAAATGGCGCTGTCCTCGTGA
- a CDS encoding type III PLP-dependent enzyme domain-containing protein encodes MHIFDTSAVTTPAFVFNQSRLLAMGRLLAQLRASSGCKALYSIKALPLLPVLELLAPYLDGFSVSSLFEARLAALTGAASLHITTPGLRREEMAELGGLCDHINFNSLEQFQHLAGLAGPDTSLGLRINPGLSFLDDDRYNPCRSHSRLGVPMAQFPEAWRQTDVRAKLSGLHFHTLFSSASFAPLAATVEHIGRTLGDAVLTSLDWINLGGGYLFDSVEQMDELGCIVRNIRTRWGLEVFFEPGKAVAGVAGYWVGSILDMFVRDGKTIAVLDTTVNHHPEIFEYQKRPEPAWQEPDNGFPVLLTGCSCLAGDILGEFRFASRPCLGQRVVFRNAGAYSLIKANRFNGYNLPSVYLWDGAEDIRQLKSYAWEDYARQWQADPC; translated from the coding sequence ATGCACATTTTCGATACCAGCGCTGTTACCACTCCCGCTTTTGTATTCAATCAAAGCCGCCTGCTGGCGATGGGGCGGCTGCTGGCGCAGTTGCGCGCGAGCAGCGGCTGCAAGGCGCTGTATTCGATCAAAGCTCTGCCGTTGCTGCCGGTGCTCGAATTGCTGGCACCGTATCTGGACGGTTTTTCGGTCAGCTCGCTGTTCGAGGCGCGTCTGGCGGCGCTGACCGGCGCTGCCTCGCTGCATATCACTACACCGGGTTTGCGCCGCGAGGAAATGGCCGAACTTGGCGGCCTGTGCGATCACATCAATTTCAATTCGCTGGAACAGTTCCAGCATCTGGCCGGCCTGGCCGGGCCTGATACGTCGCTGGGCCTGCGCATCAACCCCGGCCTGTCTTTTCTCGACGACGATCGCTATAACCCGTGCCGCAGCCATTCGCGCCTGGGCGTACCGATGGCGCAGTTTCCGGAGGCCTGGCGCCAGACAGATGTCAGGGCAAAACTCAGCGGCCTGCATTTCCATACGCTGTTTTCGTCTGCCAGTTTCGCGCCGCTGGCCGCTACCGTCGAACATATCGGACGGACGCTCGGAGATGCGGTATTGACGTCGCTGGACTGGATCAATCTGGGAGGCGGCTATCTGTTCGATAGCGTTGAGCAAATGGACGAGCTCGGCTGCATCGTGCGCAATATTCGAACGCGCTGGGGACTGGAGGTGTTCTTCGAGCCCGGAAAAGCAGTAGCCGGCGTAGCCGGCTACTGGGTCGGCAGTATCCTGGATATGTTCGTGCGCGACGGAAAAACCATCGCGGTGCTGGATACCACGGTGAACCACCACCCGGAGATATTCGAATATCAAAAGCGGCCGGAACCGGCCTGGCAGGAACCCGATAACGGCTTTCCGGTATTGCTGACCGGCTGTAGTTGTCTTGCCGGCGATATCCTCGGCGAATTTCGTTTCGCGTCCCGGCCATGCCTGGGGCAACGTGTTGTTTTTCGCAACGCAGGCGCGTACAGTTTAATCAAAGCCAACCGTTTCAACGGCTACAATCTGCCGTCTGTCTACCTATGGGACGGCGCGGAGGACATCAGGCAACTCAAATCCTATGCTTGGGAGGATTATGCGCGGCAATGGCAGGCTGATCCATGTTGA
- a CDS encoding type VI secretion system Vgr family protein, with product MSDISHTHGSNRRFSFHCSELDPATSLEVARFEGEESLAGLYRFELLLVSSNTDIDERMLIGAQATFRMNDGVAGGKDTCYTGIVENFEYMQQIAGRAYYKAALTPRLWRLGQFYLTEVYLDKTPLEIIDLVLQGAGLNHNEYDLRLANKDKFPKRKFIFQFQETYLDFLSRYCERLGIYWWFEYQQNKETLIFGNHTRSHDSRALQLIYQAAGELDAVTTDTRRVQRLNLKLQSLPQRITVMDHYYKRATQQIKGTAVVDPFGTGEVTYYGLHINTNEAAQSLAKIRAEGLICRSRVFSGESTATGLRCGGFIELSGHYRSSFNRQYLLTKVSHKGAQSGLLLDGLTVPAETARPEQDFYKASFSAIPADVQFRPEIIHPWPSIEGSLTAYIDAEGSGQYAELNEHGEYKVQLPYDITEKSDAKASAWIRMATPYAGDGYGMHFPLHKGTEVLLSFHNGNPDEPVILGAVYNSITANVVTNENQTESVIHTAGHNSIALRDLEGKQGIHLFSPTANTKVSFGAPPAVAQSVGANASGSWTDGNNSGTYTDNDGNLTITTTPPKTHTGPCGVSYVTEGSYSVEAENYLSNIHGSSTSNIAGAYTFTVEGLSTSAYVGAYSTWYGGLYSELYLGAKLSTQIGLVTNFGVSAVMNICSSFTINQTNELNHSLISLSDEEMKVLKTGVQVMENQVAEVKTAEMELKAINTDIKTIKTALKDTDLSLESGYVQLKTLKILQEEAEAKLESANVAVSSATKIFIPPA from the coding sequence ATGTCCGATATCAGTCACACGCACGGCTCCAACCGCCGATTTTCATTCCACTGCAGTGAGCTGGATCCCGCTACCTCGCTGGAAGTCGCTCGCTTTGAAGGCGAAGAGTCGCTGGCCGGACTCTACCGGTTCGAACTGTTGCTGGTTTCATCAAATACCGATATAGACGAACGCATGTTGATAGGCGCACAGGCGACCTTCCGTATGAACGACGGCGTGGCGGGCGGAAAGGATACCTGCTATACGGGCATTGTTGAAAATTTCGAGTATATGCAACAAATCGCCGGCCGGGCTTACTATAAAGCCGCACTGACGCCCAGGCTGTGGCGATTGGGGCAGTTTTATCTGACCGAAGTCTATCTGGATAAGACGCCGCTGGAAATTATTGACCTGGTCCTGCAGGGAGCCGGCTTAAACCATAACGAATATGACCTGCGGCTCGCGAATAAGGACAAGTTTCCGAAACGCAAATTTATTTTTCAATTCCAGGAAACCTATCTCGATTTTTTATCGCGGTACTGCGAGCGTCTCGGCATCTATTGGTGGTTCGAGTATCAGCAGAACAAAGAAACCCTGATTTTCGGCAACCATACTCGTTCGCATGACAGCCGCGCGCTGCAATTGATTTACCAGGCAGCCGGAGAACTGGATGCGGTAACAACCGATACCCGCCGGGTACAACGCCTTAACCTGAAACTGCAATCGCTGCCTCAACGCATTACGGTGATGGACCACTACTACAAAAGGGCTACGCAACAAATCAAGGGTACGGCGGTAGTCGATCCGTTCGGCACCGGCGAAGTCACCTACTATGGCCTGCACATCAATACCAATGAGGCGGCGCAGTCATTGGCAAAAATCAGGGCCGAAGGGTTGATCTGCCGCAGCCGCGTGTTTAGCGGGGAATCGACCGCGACCGGCCTGCGCTGCGGCGGTTTCATCGAGTTGTCAGGTCATTACCGCTCCAGCTTTAATCGGCAATACCTGCTTACCAAAGTCAGCCATAAGGGTGCGCAGTCGGGGCTGCTGCTCGACGGCCTGACTGTACCGGCCGAAACGGCGAGGCCGGAGCAGGACTTTTATAAGGCGTCCTTTTCCGCCATCCCCGCCGATGTACAGTTCCGCCCGGAAATCATCCATCCCTGGCCCAGTATCGAGGGCAGTCTCACCGCTTACATTGATGCGGAAGGTTCGGGCCAGTATGCCGAGTTGAACGAGCATGGCGAATACAAGGTACAACTGCCTTACGACATCACCGAAAAGAGCGATGCCAAAGCCTCGGCCTGGATACGCATGGCCACGCCTTATGCCGGCGATGGCTACGGCATGCATTTTCCATTGCATAAAGGCACCGAAGTTCTGCTTTCATTCCATAACGGCAATCCCGACGAACCGGTGATATTGGGAGCCGTTTATAACTCGATAACGGCGAACGTCGTAACCAATGAAAATCAGACCGAGTCGGTGATACATACGGCAGGGCACAACAGCATCGCGTTACGGGATCTGGAGGGAAAACAGGGCATCCACCTGTTTTCGCCTACGGCCAACACGAAAGTCAGCTTCGGCGCACCGCCGGCGGTCGCTCAAAGCGTGGGGGCAAATGCGTCCGGCTCCTGGACCGATGGGAATAACAGCGGTACTTATACTGATAATGACGGCAACCTCACCATCACAACCACCCCGCCGAAAACTCATACCGGGCCCTGCGGAGTCAGCTATGTGACCGAAGGGAGCTATAGCGTAGAGGCCGAAAATTATCTTTCGAATATACATGGTTCTTCCACTTCAAATATCGCCGGCGCGTACACGTTTACCGTTGAAGGATTATCTACATCTGCGTATGTGGGCGCATACAGCACCTGGTACGGCGGACTGTACAGCGAACTATACCTGGGAGCGAAGCTCAGCACCCAGATAGGGCTGGTCACCAACTTCGGTGTCAGTGCGGTTATGAATATCTGTTCGTCGTTTACCATCAATCAAACCAACGAGCTGAATCACAGCCTGATTTCGTTGAGCGACGAAGAAATGAAAGTGCTGAAAACCGGCGTCCAGGTAATGGAAAACCAGGTTGCCGAAGTAAAAACAGCGGAAATGGAACTGAAAGCCATCAATACGGATATAAAAACAATAAAGACCGCTTTAAAGGATACCGATTTGAGCCTGGAATCAGGCTACGTCCAACTCAAAACGCTGAAAATTCTGCAGGAGGAAGCCGAAGCAAAACTCGAATCGGCAAATGTAGCCGTATCCTCTGCAACGAAAATATTCATTCCGCCGGCATAA
- a CDS encoding C40 family peptidase produces MRGNGRLIHVDGLFRKLAVLSTLLIMAGCASTPRQPARVPVFPSSAPPVVHSALALKGVPYRSGGDSPDEGFDCSGFVQYVFSRHGFRLPRRSEDMAMMLPAVAVQERRPGDLLFFNTSSRPHTHVGIYLGGDAFIHSPSSRSGAVMISSLYQDYWSQRLDGVRRPGRR; encoded by the coding sequence ATGCGCGGCAATGGCAGGCTGATCCATGTTGACGGGTTATTTCGCAAGCTGGCCGTATTATCGACGCTGCTGATAATGGCCGGTTGCGCCTCAACGCCAAGGCAGCCGGCGCGCGTACCTGTTTTTCCCTCGTCTGCGCCGCCGGTTGTCCATTCCGCGTTGGCTCTCAAGGGCGTACCCTATCGTTCCGGCGGCGACAGCCCCGACGAGGGTTTCGATTGCAGCGGCTTTGTGCAATATGTTTTTTCGCGTCATGGTTTCAGATTGCCTCGCCGCAGCGAAGATATGGCGATGATGCTGCCCGCCGTCGCTGTGCAGGAACGCCGCCCCGGCGATTTGCTGTTTTTCAATACATCCAGCCGGCCTCACACCCACGTCGGCATTTATCTGGGCGGCGATGCCTTTATCCATTCGCCAAGCAGTCGCAGCGGCGCGGTGATGATCTCCAGCCTGTACCAGGATTATTGGTCGCAGCGCCTGGATGGGGTAAGGCGTCCTGGAAGACGATAA